The Mycobacteriales bacterium genome contains the following window.
GGAGTTACCCGAACCCGATCCCCTCGGCGCAGCAGATCGCCGGTCTCCTGGCCTTCTGGGAAGGAAAGCCCGGGATCGGGGTCCTGGTGGGGCCGGGCTCCCGCGGCGGACCGGCACCCGTTTCGTGACCGACATCGGTCACCCGGTTGCCCGGTCATTGCACAACCCCAAAATCGGTGGCCACGACGTCGCGAGACGCGCAAGGCTCTGCCGAGTGGCGCTGATCACTTGGGACCGCGAACTCGCGGAAATGTAAGCGTATGACGACACCGGCGCTGGTTCCCAGCCGCACAAAATAGGGGTCGAGTGATGGCCTACGACGAGGATCTGGCCGACCGAGTCCGTGAGCACTTGGTCGGTACTCGGGTGACCGAGAAGAAGATGTTCGGCGGTCTAGCATTTCTCGTGGACGGCAACATGGCCGTCGCCGCACGCGGCCACGGCGGCTTGCTCGTGCGCGTCGACCCATCCGAGTCCGACCGGCTTGTCGAGGAACCGGGCGTTGAGCCGATGCAGATGGGCGGGCGAGCCCCGATGACTGGTTGGCTGCACGTCGCCGCTGAAGCGATTGCCGACGACGAGTCCCTCGACCGGTGGGTCCAGCGGGGCGTCAGATACGCCCTCAGCCTGCCCACGAGGTAGCGCCCCAGCGCCCCCCAAGGTCGAGTGAGACGCATCAGCCGAAGTAACGCGCTCCCAGTGGGGCGGGTGGGGCTCGAACCCACGACCGACGGATTATGAGTGCTGTTGGTCTCAGCGCTGTGCTCACCTGCGAAAACACCTGGAATCTACGACCGTAACGAGCCGAATACGTGTCTCTTTGCTCGCACAGGCCGGGCTGACGTCAGCGTGGTCAGCATACGGCTCCTGGGGCGTACGCTTCCGCCATGACGTTCGAGCGGATCACGGTCGACCAGGACAAGATGGTCGGGCAGCCTTGCATCCGTGGGCTACGCATCCCCGTAGCAACCGTGGTGACCATGGTCGCCGACGGCATGACCGTGGAAGAGATCGTCGACGACCTGCCCGAGCTAGAGCCTGCTGACGTGGCCGAAGCTCTGCGGTACGCCGCCGCTGCGGTCCGCGAGCGGGAACTTCCGCTGCGTCAGCCGGCGTGAAGTTCCTCGTCGACCAGAACATTTCTCGGCGGGTGGTCGAAGGCCTGATCGCAGCCGGCCACGATGCCGTTCACGTCGCCGATCTCGGTATGAGCCGTGCCGCTGATGCCAAGATCCTGGGTGCTGCGGTGGACGGCGACCGGATCATCATCTCGGCGGACACCGACTTCGGGACGCTCCTCTCCCTGTCGGGCGACATCCGACCATCGGTGCTGTTGATTCGTCGCCCCACCGGCCGCAGGGCAGCTGACCTGACGGCACTGATTCTCGCAAATCTTGAGGCTGTCGGCGACGCGTTGGGCCAGGGCGCCGTAGTCGTGCTGCATAACGAACGCGTACGAGTGAGACTGCTGCCGTTGAGGTAGTCCGCGATTCGCGGCCGTGCGTCGGCGCATTTCATCTGGGTGTCTCTCCCT
Protein-coding sequences here:
- a CDS encoding TfoX/Sxy family protein, which codes for MAYDEDLADRVREHLVGTRVTEKKMFGGLAFLVDGNMAVAARGHGGLLVRVDPSESDRLVEEPGVEPMQMGGRAPMTGWLHVAAEAIADDESLDRWVQRGVRYALSLPTR
- a CDS encoding DUF433 domain-containing protein, producing the protein MTFERITVDQDKMVGQPCIRGLRIPVATVVTMVADGMTVEEIVDDLPELEPADVAEALRYAAAAVRERELPLRQPA
- a CDS encoding DUF5615 family PIN-like protein encodes the protein MKFLVDQNISRRVVEGLIAAGHDAVHVADLGMSRAADAKILGAAVDGDRIIISADTDFGTLLSLSGDIRPSVLLIRRPTGRRAADLTALILANLEAVGDALGQGAVVVLHNERVRVRLLPLR